Proteins encoded together in one Branchiostoma lanceolatum isolate klBraLanc5 chromosome 11, klBraLanc5.hap2, whole genome shotgun sequence window:
- the LOC136445001 gene encoding mucin-2-like has protein sequence MEESTLPSTFDTTVPEETTVQTSTEKSPTPRQSTTEESSTVHTTTFHSSTLPATTSKRTASDETTWMTTTLATTSHPSTLLTTKVTTEMPTGSSTTSHQSTVSTTEEQTTVDQSALVTTTLSKTELPSTVWFTEAPTKMTTGTSTTSQESTVSTIEDQTTVDQSTQVTTTIATTNQPSTVWSTGATTDMTTETSTRSLESTTSTTQDKTTLARTSRPSRVTTTQEATDMTTFLERTTSTTAVKSTQLTTTSPTTLGETTDSTTSFGSTSPMKTTTSTTVFSSFGSTTPETQSTSQVNTVPRTAQRTTFLTVPATMEPSTLTSTLKETTVIDEITVQTSTVGSPTTKQTTDALLSTAYTTEKPSTVYTTESTTTFVTPTVPSTTAEQPTTEESTLVTTTLAATTHPSTLSTTEATTKETTGSSTRSMEITTSISAEQTIVDQSTQVTTTLSKTELPSTAWFTDETTEMTTVTSTRSLESTTSTRAEQTTIDQSTQVTATLAPTYQPSTVSSTGKTTEMTTFPETTTSTTREHTTTGKPTHLTTTSQTTHKETTSLTASSSSIFSTITSTPLASTMAVTTLKSQTTSQVSTVPKTEQRTTFQTVPATMEPSTLTSTLKETTAPDDTTVQTSPKGSPTTKQSTTVLPSTPYTAENPSTIYTADGTTTFSTSTVPSTTTEQPTTDEATQVTTTLAATSHPSTLSTTEATTKKTTGTSTRSLESTTSTTEGKTTVDQSTQVTTTLATTNQPISVVSTEATTEMTTGTSTRSLESTTSTTEGKTTVDQSIQVTTTLATTNQPSTVVSTEATTEMATGTSTISLESTISTTRDKTTIDQSTQVTTTLSKTEPPSTVWFTDATTEITTGKSTRSLESTTSTPVEQTTIDQSTQVTTTSATTSQPSTMSSTGETTEMTTFPETTTTTTREQTTTEKPTHLTTTSQTTHKETTSLTTSSSSTFQTTVLTPFASTTLKSQTTSQASAVPKTEQRTTFRTVPATMEQSTLTSTLKETTAPDETTVQTSTRGPLTTKQNTTVLPSTAYTTENPSTIYTTDGTTTFSTSTAPSTTTEQPTTDEATQVTTTLAATSHPSTLSTTEATTEMTTATSTRPLKSTTSTTEVKTTVDQSTQVTTTLATTNQPSSVVSTETTTEMTTGTSTRPLESTTSTTEGKTTVDQYTQVTTTLAKTELPSTVWFTDATTEMTTGTSTMSLESTTSTPAEQTTTDQSTQETTTSATTNQPSTVSSTGVTTEMTTFPEFTTSTTREQTTAEKPTHLTTTSQTAHEETTGLTTSSSSTFPTITSTPLASTLASTTLKSPTTSQASTSTTVLPSTAYTTENPSTIYTTDGTTTFSTSTAPSTTTEQPTTDETTQVTTTSHPSTLSTTEATTEMSTGSPTRSLESTTSISEEQTTVDQSTQVTTTLATTNQPSTIVSTEATTEMTTGASTRSLESTVSTTEGQTTVDQSTQVTTTSSKTELPSTVWLTDATTKMTTGISTRSLESTTSTPAEQTTIDQSTQVTTTLATTSTVSSTGETMEMTTFPETTTSTTREQTTTGKPTHLTTTSQTTHEGTTSLTTSSSSTFPTTVLTPSASTLASTTLKSQTTSQASTVPTTTQRTTFRTVPATMEQSKLTSSLKQTTVPDETTVQTSTEGSLTTKQSTNVLLSTAYTTTKPSTIYTTGGTTTFLTSTVPSTTTGQPTTDESTLVTTTLAATTHPITLSTTEATTEITTETSTRSLESTTSISAKQTTVDQSTQATTTLTTTNKPSTVVSTEASTRMTKGTSTMSLESTTSTTEGKTTVDQSTQVTTTLSKTELPSTVLFTNATTKMTTGTSTWSLESTTSTPAEQTTIDQSTLETTTSATTSQPSTMSSIGKTTEMTTFPETTTSTTREQTATEKPTHLTTLQTTHKESTSLPTSSSSTFQTTVLTPLASSMASTTLKSQTTSQLRTVPKTEQRTTFQTVPATMEQSTLTSTLKETTAPDETTVQTSTKGSPTTKQSTTVLPSTAYTTENPSTIYTADGTTTFSTSTVPSTTTEQPTTDEATQVTTTLAATTHPSTLSTTEATSEMTTGTSIRSLESTTSTTEGKTTVDQSTQVTTTLATSNQPSTVVSTEETTEMTTGTSTRSLEITTSTTEGKTTVDQSTQVSGTYYIDPSGANNDGSIYPGDNNLSYDKSAKYGVVHRRNYGNDHISGNDYIDDSRTNYYRKANSSDNIADDTQRINKPYHFI, from the exons ATGGAGGAAAGCACCCTGCCATCTACTTTTGACACGACCGTCCCTGAGGAGACAACGGTGCAGACCAGCACAGAAAAATCACCCACACCAAGGCAGAGCACCACTGAAGAATCGTCAACAGTCCACACGACTACTTTCCACTCCTCCACTCTCCCGGCGACGACATCGAAACGAACAGCTTCAGACGAAACTACATGGATGACAACAACATTAGCCACAACAAGCCATCCCAGTACACTGTTGACCACCAAAGTAACGACAGAGATGCCCACAGGCTCATCCACCACGTCTCATCAAAGTACTGTATCGACGACCGAGGAGCAAACCACTGTAGACCAATCCGCCCTGGTGACAACAACCTTATCCAAAACAGAACTGCCAAGTACGGTGTGGTTCACTGAAGCACCTACCAAGATGACCACAGGAACATCGACCACGTCTCAGGAAAGTACTGTATCGACGATAGAGGATCAAACCACTGTAGACCAATCTACCCAGGTGACAACAACCATAGCGACAACAAACCAGCCAAGTACGGTGTGGTCTACCGGGGCAACTACGGATATGACCACGGAAACATCGACCAGGTCTCTGGAAAGTACGACATCGACGACACAGGATAAAACAACCTTAGCCAGAACAAGTCGGCCAAGTAGAGTCACAACCACCCAAGAAGCTACGGATATGACCACATTTCTGGAAAGAACTACATCGACGACTGCAGTCAAATCTACTCAGCTGACCACAACCTCCCCCACAACACTCGGAGAAACCACGGACAGTACCACTTCATTCGGCAGCACATCTCCAATGAAAACAACTACATCAACAACCGTATTCTCCTCTTTTGGGTCTACAACGCCCGAGACACAAAGCACATCCCAGGTAAATACCGTCCCGAGAACTGCACAGCGAACCACATTCCTTACAGTGCCAGCTACAATGGAGCCAAGTACGCTGACATCTACTCTCAAAGAGACGACAGTCATTGACGAGATAACGGTACAGACCAGCACAGTTGGTTCTCCTACAACAAAGCAGACAACAGACGCATTGTTAAGCACCGCCTACACTACTGAAAAGCCGTCAACAGTATACACAACAGAGAGTACCACTACGTTTGTAACCCCGACTGTTCCGTCAACGACAGCGGAGCAACCTACTACAGAAGAATCCACACTGGTGACGACAACATTAGCTGCAACAACTCACCCCAGTACACTGTCCACCACCGAAGCAACAACGAAGGAGACCACAGGATCATCGACCAGGTCAATGGAAATTACTACATCGATTTCAGCAGAGCAAACCATTGTAGATCAATCTACTCAGGTGACAACAACCTTATCCAAAACAGAACTGCCAAGTACGGCTTGGTTCACTGATGAAACTACCGAGATGACCACAGTAACATCCACAAGGTCTCTGGAAAGTACTACATCGACCAGAGCGGAGCAAACAACGATAGATCAATCTACCCAGGTGACAGCAACCTTAGCTCCAACATATCAGCCAAGTACGGTGTCGTCCACCGGAAAAACTACGGAAATGACCACATTTCCGGAAACTACTACATCGACGACTCGAGAACATACTACTACAGGAAAGCCAACTCATCTGACCACAACATCGCAGacaacacacaaagaaacaacaagCCTTACAGCTTCATCTAGTAGCATATTTTCGACAATAACATCTACACCATTGGCCTCCACTATGGCGGTTACCACTCTAAAGTCACAAACCACCTCGCAAGTAAGTACCGTGCCGAAAACTGAACAGCGAACCACATTTCAAACAGTGCCAGCAACAATGGAGCCAAGTACGCTGACATCTACTCTTAAAGAGACCACAGCGCCTGATGATACAACGGTGCAGACCAGCCCAAAAGGATCTCCTACAACAAAGCAGAGCACTACGGTATTGCCAAGTACCCCCTACACCGCTGAAAACCCGTCAACAATATATACCGCAGATGGTACCACTACTTTCTCAACCTCAACTGTTCCGTCAACGACAACGGAGCAACCAACTACAGACGAAGCCACCCAGGTGACGACAACATTAGCTGCTACAAGCCACCCTAGTACATTGTCCACCACCGAGGCAACAACGAAGAAGACCACAGGAACATCCACCAGGTCTCTGGAAAGTACTACATCTACGACAGAGGGGAAAACAACTGTAGATCAATCTACTCAGGTGACAACAACCTTAGCCACAACCAACCAGCCAATTTCTGTAGTGTCTACTGAAGCAACTACGGAGATGACCACAGGAACATCGACCAGGTCTCTGGAAAGTACTACATCTACGACAGAGGGGAAAACCACTGTAGATCAATCTATTCAAGTGACAACAACCTTAGCCACAACCAACCAGCCAAGTACCGTTGTGTCTACTGAAGCAACTACGGAGATGGCCACAGGAACATCCACCATATCTCTGGAAAGTACTATATCAACGACAAGGGACAAAACAACTATAGATCAATCCACTCAGGTGACAACAACCTTATCCAAAACAGAACCGCCAAGTACGGTGTGGTTCACCGATGCAACAACCGAGATAACCACAGGAAAATCCACAAGGTCTCTGGAAAGCACTACATCGACCCCAGTGGAGCAAACAACTATAGATCAATCTACTCAGGTGACAACAACTTCAGCTACAACAAGCCAGCCTAGTACGATGTCTTCCACCGGAGAAACTACGGAAATGACCACATTTCCGGAAACTACTACAACGACGACTCGAGAACAAACTACTACAGAAAAGCCAACTCATTTGACCACAACATCGCAGacaacacacaaagaaacaacaagCCTTACAACTTCATCTAGTAGCACATTTCAGACAACAGTACTTACACCATTTGCGTCTACCACTCTAAAGTCACAAACCACCTCGCAAGCAAGTGCCGTGCCGAAAACTGAACAGCGAACCACATTTCGAACAGTGCCAGCTACAATGGAGCAAAGTACGCTGACATCTACTCTTAAAGAGACCACAGCGCCTGATGAGACAACGGTGCAGACCAGCACAAGAGGACCTCTTACAACAAAGCAGAACACTACGGTATTACCAAGTACCGCCTACACCACTGAAAACCCATCAACAATATATACTACAGATGGTACCACTACTTTCTCAACCTCAACTGCTCCGTCAACGACAACGGAGCAACCAACTACAGATGAAGCCACCCAGGTGACGACAACATTAGCTGCTACAAGCCACCCTAGTACATTGTCAACCACCGAGGCAACTACGGAGATGACCACAGCAACATCCACCAGGCCTCTGAAAAGTACTACATCTACGACAGAGGTGAAAACAACTGTAGATCAATCTACTCAGGTGACAACAACCTTAgccacaaccaaccaaccaagttCTGTAGTGTCTACTGAAACAACTACGGAGATGACCACAGGAACATCCACCAGGCCCCTGGAAAGTACTACATCTACGACAGAGGGGAAAACAACTGTAGATCAATATACTCAGGTGACAACAACCTTAGCCAAAACAGAACTGCCAAGTACGGTGTGGTTCACCGACGCAACTACCGAGATGACCACAGGAACATCCACCATGTCTCTGGAAAGTACTACATCGACCCCAGCGGAGCAAACAACGACAGATCAATCTACTCAGGAGACAACAACTTCAGCTACGACAAATCAACCAAGTACGGTGTCGTCCACCGGAGTGACTACGGAAATGACCACATTTCCGGAATTCACTACATCGACTACTCGAGAACAAACTACTGCAGAAAAGCCAACTCATCTGACCACAACATCGCAGACAGCACACGAAGAAACAACTGGCCTTACAACTTCATCTAGTAGCACATTTCCGACTATAACATCTACACCATTGGCCTCCACTCTGGCATCTACCACTCTAAAGTCACCAACCACCTCGCAAGCAAGTACC AGCACTACGGTACTGCCAAGTACCGCCTACACCACTGAAAACCCGTCAACAATATATACTACAGATGGTACCACTACTTTCTCAACCTCAACTGCTCCGTCAACGACAACGGAGCAACCAACTACGGATGAAACAACACAGGTGACGACAACAAGTCACCCCAGTACATTGTCCACCACCGAGGCAACTACTGAGATGTCCACAGGATCACCGACCAGGTCTCTGGAAAGTACTACATCGATTTCAGAAGAACAAACCACTGTGGATCAATCTACTCAGGTGACAACAACCTTAGCCACAACCAACCAGCCAAGTACCATAGTGTCTACTGAAGCAACTACGGAGATGACCACAGGAGCATCGACCAGGTCTCTTGAAAGTACCGTATCTACGACAGAGGGGCAAACAACTGTAGATCAATCTACTCAGGTTACAACAACCTCATCCAAAACAGAACTCCCAAGTACGGTGTGGCTCACTGATGCAACTACCAAGATGACCACAGGCATATCCACCAGGTCTCTGGAAAGTACTACATCGACCCCAGCGGAGCAAACAACGATAGATCAATCTACCCAGGTGACAACAACCTTAGCCACAACAAGTACGGTGTCGTCCACCGGAGAAACTATGGAAATGACCACATTTCCGGAAACCACTACATCGACGACTCGAGAACAAACTACAACAGGAAAGCCAACTCATCTGACCACAACATCGCAGACAACACACGAAGGAACAACAAGCCTTACAACTTCATCTAGTAGCACATTTCCGACAACAGTACTTACACCATCTGCCTCAACTTTGGCGTCTACCACTCTAAAGTCACAAACCACCTCGCAAGCAAGCACCGTACCCACAACTACTCAACGAACCACATTCCGAACAGTGCCGGCGACAATGGAGCAAAGTAAGCTGACGTCTTCTCTTAAACAGACCACAGTCCCTGATGAGACAACGGTGCAGACCAGCACAGAAGGATCTCTTACAACAAAGCAGAGCACAAATGTATTGTTAAGTACCGCCTACACCACTACAAAACCTTCAACAATATATACAACAGGTGGTACCACTACTTTCTTAACCTCAACTGTTCCGTCAACGACAACGGGGCAACCAACTACAGATGAATCTACACTAGTGACGACAACATTAGCTGCAACAACCCACCCCATTACATTGTCCACCACCGAAGCAACTACGGAGATAACCACAGAAACATCGACCAGGTCTCTGGAAAGTACTACATCGATTTCAGCAAAGCAAACCACTGTAGATCAATCTACTCAGGCGACAACAACCTTAACCACAACCAACAAGCCAAGTACCGTAGTGTCTACCGAGGCATCTACAAGGATGACCAAAGGAACATCGACCATGTCTCTGGAAAGTACTACATCGACGACAGAGGGGAAAACAACTGTAGATCAATCTACTCAGGTGACAACAACCTTATCCAAAACCGAACTACCAAGTACAGTCTTGTTCACCAATGCAACTACCAAGATGACCACAGGAACATCCACATGGTCTCTGGAAAGTACTACATCGACCCCAGCGGAGCAAACAACGATAGATCAATCTACTCTGGAGACAACAACTTCAGCTACAACAAGCCAGCCTAGTACGATGTCGTCCATCGGAAAAACTACGGAAATGACCACATTTCCGGAAACTACTACATCGACGACTCGAGAACAAACTGCTACAGAAAAGCCAACTCATCTGACAACATTGCAGACGACACACAAAGAATCAACAAGCCTTCCAACTTCATCTAGTAGCACATTTCAGACAACAGTACTTACACCATTGGCCTCCTCTATGGCGTCTACAACTCTAAAGTCACAAACTACCTCCCAACTAAGAACCGTGCCGAAAACTGAACAGCGAACCACATTTCAAACAGTGCCGGCTACAATGGAGCAAAGTACGCTGACATCGACTCTTAAAGAGACCACAGCGCCTGATGAGACAACGGTTCAGACCAGCACAAAAGGATCTCCTACTACAAAGCAGAGCACTACGGTATTGCCAAGTACCGCTTACACTACTGAAAACCCGTCAACAATATATACCGCAGATGGTACCACTACTTTCTCAACCTCAACTGTTCCGTCAACGACAACGGAGCAACCAACTACAGATGAAGCCACCCAGGTGACGACAACATTAGCTGCAACAACCCACCCCAGTACATTGTCGACCACCGAAGCAACTTCGGAGATGACCACAGGAACATCGATAAGGTCTCTAGAAAGTACTACATCTACGACAGAGGGGAAAACAACTGTAGATCAATCCACTCAGGTGACAACAACCTTAGCCACATCCAACCAGCCAAGTACCGTAGTGTCTACTGAAGAAACTACGGAGATGACCACAGGGACATCCACCAGGTCTCTGGAAATTACTACATCTACGACAGAGGGGAAAACAACAGTAGATCAATCTACTCAG GTCTCTGGAACGTACTACATCGACCCCAGCGGAGCAAACAACGATGGATCAATCTACCCAGGTGACAACAACCTTAGCTACGACAAATCAGCCAAGTACGGTGTCGTCCACCGGAGAAACTACGGAAATGACCACATTTCCGGAAACGACTACATCGACGACTCGAGAACAAACTACTACAGAAAAGCCAACTCATCTGACAACATCGCAGACGACACACAAAGAATCAACAAGCCTTACCACTTCATCTAG
- the LOC136444256 gene encoding salivary glue protein Sgs-3-like has protein sequence MLPTKITTNMHTTVLETTTEDLTTYQTSSKEPTTENVSTMLPTKITTDIDTAGPKVTTEHLTTYQISTEVPTTETATRMFTSKAAANTHTSGPETTTEHVSTRFSTKAATNTNTNTIGLETTTEHLTPITDQTTPDKKITDTSSIVFSTQTPSTAAETVTSSTSTIIPSTGEDHTTAVKPTQLATTTTSTTTTNQPSTATTIEGSTTLPPTPFSKISETSHTKTTMQSTESETTKETTRPASTEHLNWEATTTALHLTTDEETTEVTNREPTTLPASTMPTTTPATTTDVKSTPLTTTPQYTSDVEITTPSSTTASTASVLATQATSSMYPRTATTDFKGTTVQSTTAGKITSALTTTRPTLSNQQVTTEPFSFTTVRTTGTTTQLEGCNGGCDKYAEMLSDGTCQCKQGFEGDGTTCTLGESESDFI, from the exons ATGCTTCCCACAAAGATCACAACAAACATGCATACTACCGTCCTAGAAACAACGACGGAAGATTTGACAACTTACCAGACCTCTAGTAAGGAGCCAACAACGGAAAATGTATCAACAATGCTTCCCACAAAGATCACAACAGATATAGATACTGCTGGTCCAAAAGTAACGACGGAGCATTTGACAACATACCAGATATCTACTGAGGTGCCAACAACCGAAACAGCAACTAGAATGTTTACCTCAAAGGCTGCAGCAAACACACATACTAGCGGCCCAGAAACAACGACGGAACATGTATCAACACGGTTTTCAACAAAGGctgcaacaaacacaaacacaaatactatTGGTCTAGAAACAACAACGGAACATTTGACACCGATTACAGACCAAACAACACCAGATAAGAAAATCACC GATACTTCTAGTATTGTGTTCTCAACGCAGACACCATCTACTGCTGCCGAAACCGTGACTTCATCTACTTCTACAATAATCCCATCAACGGGTGAAGACCATACAACTGCAGTCAAACCTACACAGCTGGCGACAACAACgacttcaacaacaacaacaaaccaaccaagCACAGCAACGACCATCGAAGGAAGTACAACTTTGCCACCAACGCCCTTTTCCAAAATTAGTGAAACTTCTCACACAaagactacaatgcaaagcACAGAATCGGAGACCACAAAGGAAACAACACGCCCTGCATCGACAGAACACCTCAATTGGGAAGCAACGACTACAGCCTTACATTTAACCACGGACGAGGAGACGACGGAAGTGACTAATAGAGAACCGACCACACTTCCGGCAAGTACAATGCCGACTACAAcaccagcaacaacaacagatgtGAAAAGCACGCCTCTGACTACAACACCACAGTACACGAGTGACGTTGAGATTACAACCCCATCATCAACTACAGCAAGTACAGCATCAGTCTTGGCGACACAGGCAACGTCCTCTATGTATCCAAGGACAGCTACGACTGATTTTAAAGGCACCACAGTGCAGTCGACAACGGCAGGGAAAATAACATCAGCCCTTACAACAACAAGACCAACACTGAGCAACCAGCAAGTTACAACAGAGCCGTTTTCATTTACAACTGTAAGAACAACTGGGACGACCACTCAGTTGGAAGGTTGTAATGGAGGCTGTGACAAATATGCAGAAATGCTGTCAGACGGAACTTGTCAATGTAAACAAGGATTCGAAGGAGACGGAACGACATGCACGCTCGGTGAGAGTGAATCTGATTTTATTTAA
- the LOC136444257 gene encoding mucin-2-like — protein sequence MYGQLTHLLFACSILYSMVENNQSSSSSQISTASLSETTTPSDTTNVPTTLVEETTRETTSETSSSQTAQATITAAKENTISYPTSQTSDMSNTHAQYQSSASIPLTTAITTGKDLTSSTEVTTEGPTMFNPTNERTASSALTSQATTQTTMHTTVPFPTSASASTTEQTTLTYEDTSKTPSSTVDTTKSLSSSLHSSNRPDLSSSTQTTTVSSHETTATQSPTKVATILQTLEQTTELHTTPQTSAVVTIPSTTAPETTTIGSTLDTTTPLETTHQSSTQETRFSTMQVTQEESTLTSIFEESTVTDETTMQTSTEEPSTLRSNLDTTTLLETTHQSSTQETKFPTMQVTPEQSTTVSTVEENTVSDQTTMQTSTYEPSTISSTLETTTLLETTHQSSTQGTRFPTMQVTTEQSTLASTAEKATVRDESTVQISTEEPSTISSTSDISTLMETTHQSNTQDNRFSTMGVRTEQSTLTYSQEESTGTDQTTVHTSTEEPSTTGFTYDTTTLLDTTHQSSTTQTRISTMPRATEKITLTSTLKETTFPEDTTVHTSTKEPSTIRSNLDTTTLLETTHQSSTQETRFPTIQVTTERGSLASTVEEATVIDEKTVLTSTKEPLTIRSTFDTTTMSKTTLRPSTQETGFSTMQVTTDQSTLSSILKETTVPDQTTVYTSTEEPSTIRSTLDTTTLLETTHQPSTQGRTFSTMQVATEQSTMVSTLEETTVTDQTTVHTNTEEPSSIRSSIATTAMPETTHQSSTQGRTVSTMLEATEKITLTSTMKETTVPDDTTVETSTEEPSTIRSNVDTTTRLEMTHQQNTQETRFPTMQVTTEQDTLASTFFDETTLQTSTEEPSTIRSTFDTTTLLETSYQPSTQEARFSTMGRHHDCSFLNSHHIETATSFYIIHNKNSNYFLADDGANNNNQNRIPFHISLYKHQRHHDCSFINSYHIETATSFYIIQNKNSNYFIADDGANNNNQNGIPFHTPLYKHQRHHDCSFLNSHHIETATSFYIIHNKNSNYCIADDGVNNNNQNRIPFHISLCKHQRHHDCSLLNSHHIETTSSFHIIHNKNTNYLIADCHYNYINNFT from the exons ATGTATGGCCAGCTAACTCATCTCCTATTTGCATGTAGTATTCTTTATAGTATGGTAGAAAACAATCAATCATCCTCCTCTTCACAGATATCTACAGCTAGTTTATCAGAAACAACGACACCATCAGACACCACAAACGTCCCAACCACACTAGTTGAGGAGACAACTAGAGAGACAACATCTGAGACCTCTTCAAGTCAAACTGCACAGGCAACAATCACTGCAGctaaagaaaatacaatttcatacCCAACTTCACAAACGTCGGACATGTCTAACACGCATGCACAATATCAATCGTCAGCGTCAATACCTTTAACAACAGCCATAACAACTGGTAAAGATCTTACCTCCTCTACTGAAGTAACCACGGAAGGGCCCACCATGTTTAATCCCACCAACGAAAGAACTGCTTCTTCAGCTTTAACCTCACAAGCCACGACACAAACGACCATGCACACAACAGTTCCATTTCCCACATCTGCCTCAGCTTCTACAACAGAGCAAACAACTCTTACCTATGAAGACACTTCAAAGACACCATCATCAACTGTTGACACCACAAAATCATTGAGCTCAAGTCTGCACAGCAGCAATCGACCTGATTTGTCATCCTCTACACAAACGACCACTGTTTCTTCTCATGAAACAACCGCCACTCAATCTCCTACAAAAGTAGCCACAATACTGCAAACGTTGGAGCAAACAACAGAACTACATACAACACCCCAAACGTCAGCTGTTGTCACTATTCCATCAACAACTGCGCCAGAAACAACGACAATCGGGTCCACCCTTGACACCACAACACCGTTGGAAACGACTCATCAGTCAAGCACGCAAGAAACCAGGTTTTCTACTATGCAAGTAACACAGGAGGAAAGCACCCTGACATCCATCTTTGAAGAGTCAACAGTAACTGATGAGACAACAATGCAAACTAGTACAGAAGAACCGTCGACACTCAGGTCAAACCTCGACACAACAACACTGTTAGAAACAACTCATCAGTCAAGTACGCAAGAAACCAAGTTTCCTACAATGCAGGTAACACCGGAGCAAAGTACGACAGTATCTACTGTTGAAGAGAATACAGTCTCTGATCAGACAACGATGCAAACAAGCACATATGAACCGTCTACTATCAGTTCCACCCTTGAAACAACCACACTGCTAGAAACAACTCATCAGTCAAGTACGCAAGGAACCAGGTTTCCTACAATGCAAGTAACTACAGAACAAAGCACTCTGGCATCTACTGCTGAAAAGGCCACAGTCCGTGATGAGTCAACGGTACAGATTAGCACGGAAGAACCCTCGACAATCAGTTCCACCTCTGACATCAGCACACTGATGGAAACGACTCATCAGTCAAATACGCAGGATAACAGGTTTTCTACAATGGGAGTAAGAACAGAACAAAGTACGTTGACATATTCCCAAGAAGAGTCTACAGGCACCGATCAAACAACAGTGCACACCAGTACAGAAGAACCGTCGACAACCGGGTTCACATATGACACCACCACACTGTTGGATACGACCCATCAGTCAAGTACGACTCAAACCAGGATTTCTACAATGCCAAGAGCAACAGAGAAAATCACATTGACGTCTACTCTTAAAGAGACCACATTCCCTGAAGATACAACGGTGCACACCAGCACAAAAGAACCGTCGACAATCAGGTCAAACCTTGACACAACCACACTGTTAGAAACGACTCACCAGTCAAGTACGCAAGAAACTAGGTTTCCTACAATTCAGGTAACCACAGAACGAGGTTCGCTGGCATCTACTGTTGAAGAGGCCACAGTCATTGATGAGAAAACCGTACTGACCAGCACAAAAGAACCGTTGACAATCAGGTCCACTTTTGACACCACCACAATGTCAAAAACGACTCTTCGGCCAAGTACGCAAGAAACCGGGTTTTCTACAATGCAGGTAACAACGGACCAAAGCACGTTGTCATCTATTCTTAAGGAGACAACAGTTCCTGATCAGACAACGGTGTACACCAGCACAGAAGAACCGTCGACAATCAGGTCCACACTTGACACCACCACATTGTTGGAAACGACTCATCAGCCAAGTACGCAAGGAAGAACGTTTTCTACAATGCAGGTAGCAACGGAACAAAGCACGATGGTATCTACTCTTGAAGAGACAACAGTCACTGATCAGACAACGGTACACACGAACACAGAAGAACCGTCATCAATCAGGTCCAGCATAGCCACCACCGCAATGCCGGAAACGACTCATCAATCAAGTACGCAAGGAAGGACGGTTTCTACAATGCTGGAAGCAACAGAGAAAATTACATTGACATCTACTATGAAAGAGACCACCGTACCTGATGACACAACGGTGGAAACCAGTACAGAAGAACCATCGACAATCAGGTCCAACGTTGACACGACCACACGTTTGGAAATGACTCACCAGCAAAACACGCAAGAAACCAGGTTTCCTACAATGCAGGTAACCACAGAGCAAGATACTCTGGCATCTACATTCTTTGACGAGACAACGTTGCAGACCAGCACGGAAGAACCGTCGACAATCAGATCCACTTTTGACACAACTACACTGTTGGAAACCTCTTATCAGCCAAGCACGCAAGAAGCCAGGTTTTCTACAATGGGA AGACACCACGACTGTTCCTTCCTCAACTCACATCACATCGAAACTGCCACCAGCTTCTACATTATTCACAACAAAAACTCCAACTACTTTCTCGCCGACGATGGAGCCAACAACAATAATCAAAACAGAATCCCCTTCCACATCTCACTCTACAAGCACCAAAGACACCACGACTGTTCCTTCATCAACTCATATCACATCGAAACTGCCACCAGTTTCTACATTATTCAGAACAAAAACTCCAACTACTTTATCGCCGACGATGGAGCCAACAACAATAATCAAAACGGAATCCCCTTCCACACCCCACTCTACAAGCACCAAAGACACCACGACTGTTCCTTCCTCAACTCACATCACATCGAAACTGCCACCAGTTTCTACATCATTCACAACAAAAACTCCAACTACTGTATCGCCGACGATGGAGTCAACAACAATAATCAAAACAGAATCCCCTTCCACATCTCACTCTGCAAGCACCAAAGACACCACGACTGTTCCCTCCTCAACTCACATCACATCGAAACTACATCCAGCTTCCACATTAttcacaacaaaaacaccaactACCTTATCGCCGACTGTCATTACAACTATATCAACAACTTCACCTGA